A genome region from Chloroflexota bacterium includes the following:
- a CDS encoding ribonuclease HII: MTASQRGAGPGRRPHLDEEAALQQGGFSLVAGVDEAGRGAWAGPLVAGAVIVGQIDPDDLAGRWAGVRDSKLLSPEQRAAAFELIQASALAVGVGSVAPAEIDLLGLTAANELAMARAVRALPVQPQALLVDAFVLRSVLLPQRALIEGDARSLSIAAASIVAKVTRDRWMARYADEYPEYGFNQHVGYGVAIHQEALDRVGPCPIHRLSYAPLRTLMGRP; this comes from the coding sequence GTGACGGCGTCTCAGCGGGGCGCTGGCCCCGGCAGACGACCCCACCTCGATGAGGAAGCCGCCCTCCAGCAGGGCGGCTTTTCTCTTGTCGCCGGCGTCGACGAGGCCGGCCGGGGTGCCTGGGCCGGACCGCTGGTGGCCGGCGCCGTCATCGTCGGCCAGATCGATCCCGACGATCTGGCGGGCCGCTGGGCCGGCGTGCGCGACTCGAAGCTGCTCTCACCCGAGCAGCGCGCTGCCGCCTTCGAGCTGATCCAGGCGTCAGCGCTGGCCGTCGGCGTTGGCTCGGTGGCCCCCGCTGAGATCGACCTGCTCGGGTTGACCGCCGCCAACGAGCTGGCGATGGCCAGGGCCGTGCGGGCGCTCCCGGTTCAGCCCCAGGCGCTGCTGGTCGATGCGTTCGTGCTGAGGTCGGTTCTGCTCCCGCAGCGCGCGTTGATCGAGGGCGATGCCAGGAGCCTGTCCATCGCCGCCGCGTCGATTGTCGCCAAGGTGACCCGGGACCGCTGGATGGCCCGCTACGCCGACGAGTACCCGGAGTACGGCTTCAACCAGCACGTCGGGTACGGCGTGGCGATCCACCAGGAGGCCCTGGATCGCGTCGGCCCCTGCCCGATTCACCGGCTTTCGTACGCGCCGCTTCGCACACTGATGGGCCGTCCGTAA
- a CDS encoding DUF512 domain-containing protein gives MSLPIPLLGEGDGAAASPSRLAFGVIIDRDQRRPVNAVGAVIVSVRPDGPAGRAGVQAGDRLIAIDGVVPRDLTDVRIAVQDSARVVLDLERDGVPLVKRVRLDEDDLDLGVDFEQPTFDGLRQCINNCEFCFIRGLPKGLRRSLYVRDDDYRYSFLFGSFVTLTNLAEEDWHRIAFQRLTPLRVSVHATDPDLRARLLEHPGAAPILPQLQWLGRAGIQVHVQIVLCPGLNDGEVLEQTATELAALDGVVASMAVVPVGISDHLRVRTLRPVTPADAADTLDRIARLRRRFKREHGSGLIFPSDELFLLAGRKLPGAAYYEDFPQIQNGVGLTRVMLADWRRSRRRLPASVEPARTVAWLCGRAAAPALRQIGEEMSAVDGLSVRVCVVENTLFGASITVSGLMSGVDIVRVLRESPADLAILPRNAFGFEGNRTLDEWSVEGIEEQTGVRIALGRTASDLASLSLGSTA, from the coding sequence GTGAGCCTGCCGATCCCGCTGCTCGGGGAGGGCGACGGCGCGGCGGCGTCGCCGTCGCGCCTGGCGTTCGGCGTCATCATCGACCGCGACCAGCGCCGGCCGGTCAACGCCGTGGGCGCGGTCATCGTCAGTGTGCGGCCGGACGGCCCGGCTGGCCGCGCTGGCGTGCAGGCGGGGGATCGTCTGATCGCCATCGACGGCGTCGTGCCGCGCGACCTGACCGACGTGCGGATCGCCGTGCAGGACAGTGCGCGGGTGGTGCTCGACCTGGAGCGGGATGGCGTGCCGCTGGTCAAGCGGGTCCGTCTGGACGAGGACGACCTCGACCTGGGCGTGGACTTCGAGCAGCCGACCTTCGACGGCCTGCGGCAGTGCATCAACAACTGCGAGTTCTGCTTCATTCGGGGCCTGCCGAAGGGGCTGCGGCGCTCGCTGTACGTCCGCGACGACGACTACCGCTACTCGTTTCTGTTCGGCAGCTTCGTCACGCTGACCAACCTCGCCGAGGAGGATTGGCACCGGATCGCGTTCCAGCGATTGACGCCGTTGCGCGTGTCGGTCCATGCCACGGACCCGGACCTGCGCGCCCGGCTGTTGGAGCATCCCGGGGCTGCCCCGATCCTTCCCCAATTGCAGTGGCTTGGGAGGGCCGGCATCCAGGTCCACGTCCAGATCGTGCTCTGCCCGGGCCTGAACGATGGTGAGGTGCTGGAGCAGACGGCCACGGAGCTTGCCGCCCTCGACGGCGTGGTGGCGTCCATGGCCGTCGTACCGGTCGGCATCAGCGATCATCTGCGGGTCCGCACGCTGCGGCCTGTCACCCCAGCCGACGCCGCCGACACGCTGGACCGGATCGCGCGGCTGCGTCGGCGCTTCAAGCGCGAACACGGCAGCGGCCTGATCTTCCCGAGCGATGAGCTGTTCCTGCTGGCCGGGCGCAAGCTGCCGGGGGCGGCCTACTACGAGGATTTCCCGCAGATTCAGAATGGCGTCGGGCTGACTCGCGTGATGCTGGCGGACTGGCGTCGATCCCGTCGCCGCCTGCCGGCCAGCGTCGAGCCGGCGCGGACGGTGGCGTGGTTGTGCGGTCGGGCGGCAGCGCCGGCGTTGCGCCAGATCGGCGAGGAGATGAGCGCCGTCGATGGGCTGTCCGTCCGGGTGTGCGTGGTCGAAAACACCCTGTTCGGCGCGTCGATCACCGTGTCAGGCCTGATGAGCGGCGTGGACATCGTGCGGGTGCTGCGGGAGTCGCCGGCCGATCTGGCGATTCTGCCGCGCAACGCCTTCGGCTTCGAGGGGAACCGCACGCTGGACGAGTGGAGCGTGGAGGGGATCGAGGAGCAGACGGGCGTGCGGATCGCGCTGGGTCGGACGGCGTCCGACCTCGCCAGCCTGAGCCTGGGCAGCACAGCGTAG
- the rplS gene encoding 50S ribosomal protein L19 yields MPDVAQLMATPRAESLPDFSEGDTVRVSVRVVEGSRERLQVFEGVVIATHRPKSPEGTFTVRRIASHSVGVERTFMYNSPRVDKVEVARRGIVRRAKLYYLRELTGKAARIKERRPVSTKNRA; encoded by the coding sequence ATGCCCGATGTAGCCCAGCTTATGGCGACTCCGCGAGCGGAGTCGCTGCCCGATTTCTCCGAGGGAGACACTGTCCGCGTATCCGTCCGCGTCGTCGAAGGCAGCCGCGAGCGGCTTCAGGTCTTCGAGGGCGTCGTGATCGCCACGCACCGGCCGAAGTCACCAGAAGGCACCTTCACGGTGCGGCGCATCGCCAGCCACAGCGTCGGGGTCGAGCGTACGTTCATGTACAACTCGCCGCGCGTGGACAAGGTCGAGGTTGCGCGTCGCGGTATCGTTCGCCGCGCCAAGCTGTACTACCTCCGCGAGCTGACCGGGAAGGCTGCCCGCATCAAGGAGCGGCGGCCCGTGTCAACGAAGAACCGCGCCTGA
- a CDS encoding (d)CMP kinase has translation MVLAIDGPAGAGKSTVAELLANELGYFYFDTGALYRAVSVRCLEEGVDLSDETRLGQLVGEIDIQVRPASVEDGRQIDVLLHGRDISHAIRTPEVDAVVSRVAASPAVRAGLIDLQRRQVQGVGTILAGRDIGTVVCPDADLKIYLTASPAERAHRRLVQVGGAPDRLGEMEAAIVERDRKDASRAIAPMVKADDAVEIDSDGKSIEQVVRLIRELLTERVATPRAAEAGR, from the coding sequence ATCGTGCTGGCCATCGACGGCCCGGCTGGGGCCGGCAAGAGCACCGTGGCCGAGTTGCTGGCGAACGAGCTTGGCTACTTCTACTTCGACACCGGCGCGCTGTACCGGGCCGTGTCCGTGCGGTGCCTGGAGGAGGGCGTCGATCTCTCTGACGAGACGCGGCTGGGGCAGCTGGTGGGCGAGATCGACATCCAGGTGCGGCCAGCCAGCGTCGAGGACGGACGCCAGATCGACGTGCTGCTGCACGGGCGGGACATCAGCCACGCCATTCGGACTCCGGAGGTCGATGCCGTCGTGTCGCGGGTGGCGGCCTCGCCAGCCGTGCGGGCCGGGCTGATCGATCTTCAGCGACGACAGGTGCAGGGCGTCGGCACAATCCTGGCCGGCCGCGACATCGGCACCGTGGTCTGCCCCGATGCCGATCTCAAGATCTACCTGACGGCCAGCCCGGCCGAGCGCGCCCACCGGCGGCTGGTCCAGGTCGGCGGTGCGCCCGATCGACTGGGCGAGATGGAGGCTGCCATCGTCGAGCGCGACCGCAAGGACGCCTCGCGGGCCATCGCGCCGATGGTCAAGGCCGACGATGCCGTGGAGATCGACTCGGACGGCAAGAGCATCGAGCAGGTGGTGAGGCTGATCCGCGAGCTGCTGACCGAGCGCGTCGCGACGCCGCGGGCGGCTGAGGCCGGGCGGTGA
- a CDS encoding YraN family protein has product MNERRGVGMRGEELAARHLAAAGLEIVARNVRLPAGEIDIVARDGGEVVVVEVKTRVGDDETTPDEAVTPAKLSRLDRLAQQYADSVGQPEQPWRVDVVAIVLARSGQIVRLAHVRGAYL; this is encoded by the coding sequence ATGAATGAGCGACGGGGCGTCGGCATGCGCGGTGAGGAGCTGGCGGCCCGGCACCTTGCGGCGGCGGGGCTGGAGATCGTCGCGCGGAACGTGCGGCTGCCGGCCGGCGAGATCGACATCGTTGCGCGGGACGGCGGCGAGGTGGTGGTGGTCGAGGTCAAGACCCGCGTCGGCGACGACGAGACCACTCCCGATGAGGCCGTGACGCCGGCCAAGCTGAGCCGCCTGGATCGCCTCGCGCAGCAGTACGCCGACAGCGTCGGACAGCCGGAACAGCCCTGGCGGGTGGACGTGGTGGCGATTGTGCTGGCGCGCAGCGGGCAGATCGTGCGGCTGGCGCACGTGCGCGGGGCGTACCTGTGA
- a CDS encoding site-specific integrase: MHDALTTYLDSLTEAGKTAHTVASTRLDLQQLARYLGRLTLGSVTADDLRGFFAWLGRQQGNSTSSLRRKTATVKGFFRQLHAAGDLEHDPSAELLYPSFVAPELSVLTPAEVEQVVAAAHTASWQALVLCLIDAGLKRDEAVALRCEDVEFVDGVESPGRLHIRHRRQTGRVRQRTLALTVRLAAALREQLADASVAGREAVFGVSARGVDFIVETCGRKASVRPSGKVTPKMLRDAYGCDRIRTFLARERQAAIDGARPSAVRALRQEHDTLLTRELGLAGESVVPDRYRRLVAGFERDRPEQG; this comes from the coding sequence TTGCACGACGCTCTGACAACCTATCTTGACAGCCTGACCGAGGCCGGCAAGACGGCGCATACCGTCGCCAGCACCCGCCTCGATCTCCAGCAGCTGGCGCGGTATCTCGGGCGGCTGACGCTGGGCAGCGTGACCGCCGACGATCTGCGCGGCTTCTTCGCGTGGCTCGGGCGGCAGCAGGGGAACAGCACGTCGTCCTTGCGGCGGAAGACGGCGACCGTCAAGGGCTTCTTTCGGCAGTTGCACGCCGCCGGCGACCTGGAGCACGACCCGTCAGCCGAGCTGCTGTATCCGAGCTTCGTCGCGCCCGAGCTGTCGGTGCTGACGCCCGCGGAGGTCGAGCAGGTGGTGGCGGCGGCCCACACGGCGAGTTGGCAGGCGCTGGTACTGTGCCTGATCGACGCCGGCCTCAAGCGCGACGAGGCCGTGGCCCTCCGCTGCGAGGATGTCGAGTTTGTGGACGGTGTGGAGTCCCCAGGACGGCTGCATATCCGGCATCGGCGGCAAACCGGGCGCGTGCGGCAGCGGACGCTGGCCCTGACCGTGCGGCTGGCCGCCGCCCTTCGCGAGCAGCTTGCCGACGCCAGCGTGGCCGGTCGTGAGGCCGTCTTCGGCGTGAGTGCGCGCGGCGTTGACTTCATCGTGGAGACGTGCGGTCGAAAGGCGAGCGTGCGACCGAGCGGCAAGGTGACGCCGAAGATGCTCCGCGATGCGTATGGATGCGACCGCATCCGCACGTTTCTCGCGCGGGAACGGCAGGCGGCCATCGATGGCGCGCGCCCGAGCGCCGTTCGCGCCCTACGCCAGGAGCATGACACCCTACTGACCCGCGAGCTCGGACTCGCTGGGGAGAGCGTCGTCCCCGACCGGTATCGACGGCTGGTCGCCGGCTTCGAGCGTGATCGGCCCGAACAGGGCTGA
- a CDS encoding rRNA pseudouridine synthase: protein MSRERLQKYLARCGVASRRASEAIIVAGRVWVNGVVVSELGTSVDPDQDRVEVDGRRVMPPTAHTYLALNKPTGVVSTASDPQGRRTVIDLVSDLDRRLYPVGRLDYDSEGLLILTDDGDLAMMLTHPRHDVEKEYRAFVRGDVPDRLLGQLARGVELDGRRTAPARFTVEERREAGTWLRVVLHEGRNRQIRRMAAEVGLDVIRLIRVRIGTLLLGDLPTGAWRDLRPAEVAALQRNGV from the coding sequence GTGAGCCGCGAGCGGCTTCAGAAGTACCTTGCCCGCTGCGGCGTGGCCTCGCGGCGGGCCAGCGAGGCGATCATCGTCGCGGGCCGCGTCTGGGTGAACGGGGTCGTCGTCTCGGAGCTGGGGACGTCGGTCGATCCTGACCAGGACCGGGTCGAAGTGGACGGCCGGCGAGTGATGCCGCCGACCGCCCACACCTACCTGGCGCTGAACAAGCCGACCGGCGTCGTCTCGACGGCCAGCGATCCGCAGGGTCGCCGGACGGTGATCGACCTCGTCTCGGACCTCGACCGCCGGCTCTACCCGGTCGGCCGCCTCGACTACGATTCCGAAGGGCTGCTGATCCTGACCGACGACGGCGATCTTGCCATGATGCTGACCCACCCGCGCCACGACGTCGAGAAGGAGTACCGGGCGTTCGTGCGCGGCGACGTGCCAGACCGGCTGCTCGGGCAGTTGGCGCGCGGGGTGGAGCTGGACGGCCGGCGTACGGCCCCGGCACGATTCACCGTTGAGGAGCGTCGCGAGGCTGGAACGTGGCTGCGGGTCGTGCTGCACGAGGGGCGGAACCGGCAGATCCGGCGGATGGCGGCCGAGGTCGGCCTGGACGTGATTCGCCTGATCCGTGTCAGAATCGGCACACTCTTGCTGGGCGACCTGCCAACCGGCGCCTGGCGAGACTTGCGCCCAGCCGAAGTGGCGGCGCTCCAGAGGAACGGCGTTTGA
- a CDS encoding amylo-alpha-1,6-glucosidase — MLDRIVLKEHQMFLVCDGNGNIAAHNQDGSGLYWHDTRFLSVFDLELNTGSPQLLSSSGEHNFMMTLQFANQAFQTADGLDVPARSLSIRRNRFLHAALHERIGIFNYNAFPVTLTLTLRFGSDFRDMFDIRGYARRSKHGDIDQPRVEGNEVVLGYVGLDQLRRETRVRFDRPPVRVEVQEPDPLPAGALELIPGISGAGDPRAEAPIRPPTAAAVFELDVPSGQFVSLTSEVRVSQGDLLPQNGGPAALDTAFTQMRGSYDEWESTCTEIVTDDEVLNAVLKRSLHDLRLLSDRVDDGYLPSAGIPWFSVPFGRDSLITALQTLSLQPDIARASLIFLAEHQGKQVNDFRDEQPGKILHEIRLGELAALGQVPHTPYYGSVDATPLWIMTLGAYWRWTNDLALLQQLRPNLDAALGWIEQFGDLDGDGFVEYLCRSTRGIRNQGWKDSADSTRHRDGSQAEPPIALVEVQGYVYAALIDAGVLYRALGDDERAAHCQARADDLRARFQERWWSASDQYFAAALDSSKRPLLTVTSNVGHCLWTGLLDQGPAWAVSDRLVQDDMLCGWGVRTLSSKERSFNPMSYHNGSVWPHDNSILVAGLKRYGMDERAVRVSQEMLDAAVRFPLYRLPELYCGFARDRRYYSMPAQYPVSCSPQAWAAGSVFLIVQSLLGLRVDAAAGRVTLRPTLPKAVTHLSMRRLTVGSHQIDLDVHREGNEVRVDVTQAAPVAVVVEPPSLEARFE; from the coding sequence GTGCTCGACCGAATCGTGCTGAAAGAGCACCAGATGTTCCTGGTGTGCGACGGCAATGGCAACATCGCCGCGCACAACCAGGACGGCAGCGGCCTGTACTGGCACGATACACGCTTCCTGAGCGTCTTCGACCTGGAGCTGAACACCGGGTCGCCGCAGCTGCTGTCGTCATCAGGCGAGCACAACTTCATGATGACGCTGCAGTTCGCCAATCAGGCGTTTCAGACGGCGGACGGCCTGGACGTGCCGGCCCGCTCGCTCAGCATTCGGCGGAACCGCTTTCTGCACGCGGCCCTGCACGAGCGCATCGGGATCTTCAACTACAACGCCTTCCCCGTCACCTTGACCCTGACGCTGCGCTTTGGCTCGGACTTCCGCGACATGTTCGACATCCGGGGGTATGCACGTCGCTCCAAGCACGGGGACATCGACCAGCCGCGCGTCGAGGGCAACGAGGTCGTCCTCGGGTACGTGGGGCTGGATCAGTTGCGGCGCGAGACGAGGGTCCGCTTCGACCGGCCGCCTGTGCGCGTCGAGGTGCAAGAGCCAGACCCGCTGCCGGCTGGCGCTCTGGAGCTGATCCCTGGCATCAGTGGGGCCGGCGACCCGCGCGCCGAGGCCCCGATCCGCCCGCCGACCGCTGCCGCCGTTTTCGAGCTGGACGTGCCGTCCGGGCAGTTCGTCAGCCTGACCTCTGAGGTCCGCGTGAGTCAGGGCGATCTGTTGCCGCAGAACGGTGGGCCGGCCGCGCTCGACACGGCGTTCACCCAGATGCGCGGCTCCTACGACGAGTGGGAGTCGACCTGCACCGAGATCGTGACCGACGACGAGGTGCTGAACGCCGTCCTCAAACGGTCGCTGCATGACCTGCGGCTGCTCAGCGACCGCGTGGACGACGGATACCTGCCCTCGGCGGGCATCCCCTGGTTCAGCGTGCCGTTCGGGCGGGACAGCCTGATTACCGCCCTCCAGACACTCAGCTTGCAGCCGGACATCGCGCGGGCCTCGCTGATCTTCCTGGCCGAGCACCAGGGCAAGCAGGTCAACGACTTCCGCGACGAGCAGCCCGGCAAGATCCTCCACGAGATCCGCCTGGGGGAGCTGGCGGCGCTCGGGCAGGTGCCGCACACGCCGTACTACGGCAGCGTGGATGCGACGCCCCTCTGGATCATGACACTGGGCGCGTATTGGCGCTGGACGAACGACCTGGCGCTGCTCCAACAACTGCGCCCGAACCTCGACGCCGCGCTGGGGTGGATCGAGCAGTTCGGGGATCTCGACGGCGATGGCTTTGTCGAGTACCTCTGCCGCTCGACGCGCGGCATCCGGAACCAGGGCTGGAAGGACTCGGCAGACTCGACCCGCCACCGCGACGGTTCGCAGGCCGAGCCGCCCATCGCGCTGGTCGAGGTGCAAGGGTACGTCTACGCGGCCCTGATCGATGCCGGCGTGCTGTATCGTGCGCTCGGCGACGACGAACGGGCGGCCCACTGCCAGGCCCGAGCGGACGATCTGCGCGCCCGGTTCCAGGAGCGCTGGTGGTCGGCGTCGGACCAGTACTTCGCGGCGGCGCTCGACTCCAGCAAGCGCCCGCTGCTGACCGTCACTTCAAACGTCGGTCACTGCCTGTGGACCGGCCTGCTGGATCAGGGGCCGGCCTGGGCGGTCTCGGATCGCCTGGTGCAGGACGACATGCTCTGCGGCTGGGGCGTGCGGACCCTGAGCAGCAAGGAACGCTCGTTCAACCCGATGAGCTACCACAACGGCTCGGTCTGGCCGCACGACAACTCGATCCTGGTGGCTGGCCTGAAGCGGTACGGCATGGACGAGCGCGCCGTCCGGGTCTCGCAGGAGATGCTGGATGCCGCCGTTCGCTTCCCGCTGTATCGGCTGCCGGAGCTGTACTGCGGCTTCGCCCGGGACCGCCGCTACTACTCGATGCCGGCGCAGTATCCGGTCTCGTGCAGTCCGCAGGCGTGGGCGGCCGGCAGCGTGTTCCTGATCGTGCAGTCGCTGCTGGGCCTGCGGGTGGACGCGGCGGCCGGGCGCGTGACGCTCCGGCCGACGTTGCCGAAGGCCGTCACCCATCTGTCGATGCGGCGGTTGACGGTCGGCTCGCACCAGATCGACCTCGACGTTCACCGCGAGGGCAACGAGGTGCGCGTGGACGTGACCCAGGCCGCCCCGGTGGCGGTCGTGGTCGAGCCGCCGAGCCTGGAGGCCCGCTTCGAGTAG
- a CDS encoding helicase-associated domain-containing protein, whose protein sequence is MADCRFLGAALWYAHGMRLRQVLQGCSSGQLARIAAAWSLEIEAGTLRRELVELIAARLEAAVSEPLFWQSRPPGERRILGALVRAGGRHELDLLARRLITRPAGDAYDAAMRAFHATVTTLVEGGLLYRQFEADEQRQGVYLVLPEELRAGAQVLADDPRVAGVESGAAQPAAVARCRVADDLFVLASALRREVWNAPSRVLAGQPPRSVGQILGRLRARSGAGPGQPVQRWRFLLWLAQRAGWISRDAFPRPHDDLVDRLLRDAAVLPARALSAGPARPEGGASAPADAAHRSRRLQADALQLLSEQPADAWVEAASLADWLAAQLADRPDAGGARPLRPDQVRRTVARWLAGRWFWLGLVTWGRTAEPWTLVQPTPELRGLVSGRPEGETPIAPRPCLATDDLALTAPPGADLAALYRVEPYLHYVGADEGGRRYRLTPPSLERAERAGGSSEVLLQLLANLTGDAVPTSWGVSIDRWTRDEGRLRLTAGLILSAGDPALLAEALGVPAAADGVAELLSPTQARVAGAALPSLLAELAAAGLPVDIDPGIRAEPAQPGRAAALSGSAAEAAWMGLEIARRVAPEVVDGQRDLTATRLQLEAVLSVARLEALGRRVTSILATAADRKKARTRRRVV, encoded by the coding sequence ATGGCGGATTGTCGATTTCTCGGGGCGGCGCTCTGGTACGCTCACGGCATGCGGCTGCGTCAGGTGCTCCAGGGGTGTTCCAGCGGTCAATTGGCGCGGATCGCCGCGGCCTGGAGCCTGGAGATCGAGGCCGGGACGCTTCGGCGCGAGCTGGTCGAGCTGATCGCGGCGCGCCTGGAGGCGGCAGTCTCCGAGCCGTTGTTCTGGCAGTCCCGTCCGCCGGGCGAGCGCAGGATCCTGGGCGCACTGGTGCGCGCGGGTGGTCGCCACGAGCTTGACCTGCTGGCGCGCCGGCTGATCACCCGGCCGGCCGGCGACGCCTACGATGCGGCGATGCGGGCCTTTCACGCGACCGTCACGACGCTCGTGGAGGGAGGCCTGCTGTACCGCCAGTTCGAGGCGGATGAGCAGCGCCAGGGCGTGTACCTCGTGCTGCCGGAGGAGCTGCGCGCGGGCGCCCAGGTGCTGGCCGACGATCCCCGTGTGGCCGGCGTCGAGTCAGGCGCGGCGCAACCAGCAGCCGTCGCCCGCTGCCGGGTGGCGGACGATCTCTTCGTGCTGGCGAGCGCGCTGCGCCGCGAGGTCTGGAACGCACCGTCGCGCGTGCTGGCCGGGCAGCCGCCACGCAGCGTCGGGCAGATCCTGGGGCGGCTGCGAGCGCGATCAGGAGCCGGTCCCGGCCAGCCCGTACAGCGGTGGCGATTCCTGCTCTGGCTGGCCCAGCGGGCCGGCTGGATCAGCCGGGACGCGTTTCCCCGCCCACACGACGACCTTGTGGACCGGCTGTTGCGCGACGCTGCCGTTCTCCCCGCCCGCGCGCTGTCGGCTGGCCCGGCGCGTCCAGAGGGAGGGGCATCGGCCCCGGCTGACGCTGCACATCGTTCGCGCCGACTCCAGGCCGATGCCCTCCAACTGCTGAGCGAGCAGCCGGCCGACGCCTGGGTCGAGGCCGCCTCGCTGGCAGACTGGCTGGCCGCGCAGCTTGCAGACCGTCCGGACGCTGGCGGCGCGCGTCCGCTCCGACCAGATCAGGTCAGACGGACGGTCGCGCGATGGCTGGCCGGCCGCTGGTTCTGGCTGGGGCTGGTGACCTGGGGACGCACCGCAGAGCCGTGGACGCTCGTGCAGCCGACTCCGGAGCTGCGCGGGCTGGTGTCCGGTCGGCCGGAGGGCGAGACACCCATTGCGCCCCGCCCCTGTCTGGCGACCGATGACCTGGCGCTGACCGCCCCGCCGGGCGCTGATCTCGCGGCGCTGTACCGCGTCGAGCCGTACCTGCACTATGTCGGAGCAGACGAGGGCGGGCGACGCTACCGTTTGACGCCGCCGTCATTGGAGCGCGCCGAGCGGGCTGGCGGCAGCAGCGAGGTTCTGCTCCAATTGCTGGCGAATCTCACGGGGGACGCCGTCCCCACCTCCTGGGGAGTGAGCATCGACCGCTGGACGCGCGACGAGGGGCGGTTGCGCTTGACGGCCGGGCTGATCCTGTCGGCCGGCGACCCGGCGCTTCTGGCCGAGGCGCTGGGTGTGCCCGCCGCCGCCGATGGCGTGGCTGAGCTGCTCTCACCCACTCAGGCGCGAGTTGCTGGTGCGGCGCTGCCGTCGCTCCTGGCCGAGCTGGCGGCGGCTGGCCTGCCGGTGGACATCGATCCGGGCATTCGCGCCGAGCCGGCTCAGCCTGGGCGAGCAGCGGCGCTCTCTGGGAGTGCCGCCGAGGCAGCCTGGATGGGCCTGGAGATCGCGCGGCGAGTCGCTCCCGAGGTCGTGGACGGGCAGCGCGATCTGACGGCCACGCGGCTACAACTCGAAGCGGTCCTCAGCGTCGCCCGTCTGGAGGCGCTCGGACGACGCGTCACTTCGATTCTGGCGACGGCGGCGGACCGCAAGAAGGCCAGAACGCGCCGTCGCGTGGTCTGA
- a CDS encoding D-alanyl-D-alanine carboxypeptidase — protein sequence MVTLMLACASVLPAAAQERPAPASRARAAIVVDAETGAVLYERDARTPLAPASLTKMATALVAVERAPLDRPVRPSHAYNVTPVVIGLEPGDSLALGDALYGLLLNSGNDAALAIAETAGDGSTERFVGWMNDLARRLGLEHTTFKNPHGLDQDGHLSSAYDMAIIGRTLMRQPALREVVGHGRYVVEGPPRWVFRSTNPLLGTYEGVDGIKTGFDDNAGRCLVATAERDGRRAIAVVMNSPAYGDEAAALLDYAFADERWGRRGGAADGPAVRQRAQSPSAARISMLRADLGVDGAPASLGQAGRLALTATAQRTSP from the coding sequence GTGGTTACTCTGATGCTGGCGTGCGCCTCCGTGCTGCCGGCCGCTGCCCAGGAGCGGCCGGCCCCGGCGTCCCGGGCGCGAGCGGCCATCGTGGTGGACGCCGAGACCGGGGCGGTGCTCTACGAGCGGGACGCCCGGACGCCCCTCGCGCCCGCCAGTTTGACCAAGATGGCGACCGCCCTGGTGGCCGTCGAGCGCGCGCCGCTCGACAGGCCGGTGCGGCCGAGCCACGCCTACAACGTCACGCCCGTCGTCATCGGGCTGGAGCCGGGCGACTCGCTGGCGCTGGGCGACGCCCTCTACGGGCTGCTGCTCAACTCCGGCAACGACGCCGCCCTCGCCATCGCCGAGACGGCCGGCGACGGCTCGACCGAGCGCTTCGTCGGCTGGATGAACGACCTCGCCCGGCGGCTGGGTCTCGAGCACACGACGTTCAAGAACCCGCACGGACTCGATCAGGACGGGCACCTGTCGTCCGCGTACGACATGGCGATCATCGGGCGGACCCTGATGCGGCAGCCGGCCCTCCGAGAGGTCGTCGGGCATGGACGGTACGTGGTCGAAGGGCCGCCTCGCTGGGTGTTCCGCAGCACCAACCCGCTGCTTGGCACCTACGAGGGAGTGGACGGCATCAAGACCGGCTTCGACGACAACGCCGGGCGCTGCCTCGTGGCGACGGCCGAGCGCGACGGCCGACGGGCCATCGCGGTGGTGATGAACAGCCCGGCCTACGGCGACGAGGCCGCGGCATTGCTGGACTACGCCTTCGCGGATGAGCGGTGGGGTCGGCGTGGCGGAGCGGCTGACGGGCCTGCAGTCCGCCAGAGGGCACAGTCCCCGTCTGCGGCGCGCATCTCGATGCTGCGCGCCGACCTCGGCGTCGACGGTGCGCCCGCCTCGCTCGGACAGGCGGGGCGGCTGGCGCTGACGGCCACGGCGCAACGGACATCCCCGTGA